From Gemmatimonadota bacterium, a single genomic window includes:
- a CDS encoding peptidase S41, protein MLSRLTQTMILTATITAARPLPAQQDSLRRDTPLAAASLRADLGVLRRAYETLHPGLYRYRTREDVVRRFEAVDRYFGTDRTVAEAFLALTRLTAAIRCGHSYPNFYNQSKAIREALFEGQDKVPVAFRWLGRRMIVTADHAPDADLPRGTEILSIDGVPAHAILDSLLPLARADGGNDAKRVAYLEVQGQERFQPFDVLYPLVFPVREPRFTLVVRRPGTTATRRVVVAALTAAERRAQGGGSAEPAADTPLWRYAEANGIGVLTMPTWATFNSKWNGTRWLDSVLDAATARRLPDLVVDLRANEGGVDAGNQLLARLIDSPLQLPTYQRHVRYRRVPDDLAPYLDTWDPSFRDWGAAAVGPVDSLFYRLVRFDDTKDGADVVAPAATRYRGRVWVLVGAVNSSATFQFALAVKESGVATLVGQPTGGNRRGINGGAFFFLRLPTTGLEIDLPLIAGFPTTPQPDAGVVPDILVTPTPRDIAAGIDAEMQAVRRAIVSRRR, encoded by the coding sequence ATGCTGTCTCGCCTCACCCAGACGATGATCCTGACCGCCACCATCACCGCGGCCAGACCGCTTCCGGCACAACAGGACTCCCTCCGGCGCGACACTCCGCTCGCCGCGGCCTCGCTTCGCGCCGACCTCGGCGTGCTCCGACGCGCGTATGAGACGCTCCACCCGGGCCTCTATCGCTACCGCACTCGCGAGGACGTCGTCAGGCGCTTCGAGGCGGTCGACCGGTACTTCGGCACCGACCGCACGGTGGCCGAGGCGTTCCTCGCCTTGACGCGGTTGACGGCCGCCATCCGGTGCGGGCACAGCTACCCGAACTTCTACAACCAGTCGAAGGCCATCAGGGAAGCATTGTTTGAGGGGCAGGACAAAGTGCCGGTGGCCTTCCGTTGGCTCGGCCGCCGGATGATCGTCACGGCAGACCACGCCCCCGACGCCGACCTGCCGCGCGGTACCGAGATCCTCTCGATCGACGGGGTGCCGGCCCACGCCATTCTCGACTCGCTCTTGCCGCTCGCGCGCGCGGACGGCGGCAATGACGCCAAGCGCGTCGCCTACCTCGAGGTGCAGGGGCAGGAGCGATTCCAGCCATTCGATGTGCTGTACCCACTCGTCTTCCCCGTGCGGGAGCCGCGCTTCACGCTGGTGGTGCGCAGGCCGGGCACGACGGCGACGCGGCGCGTGGTCGTGGCGGCACTGACCGCTGCCGAACGGCGCGCCCAGGGTGGTGGCAGCGCCGAACCCGCCGCGGACACCCCGCTCTGGCGCTATGCAGAGGCGAACGGCATCGGCGTGCTGACGATGCCGACGTGGGCGACCTTCAACTCGAAGTGGAATGGGACGCGCTGGCTCGATTCCGTGCTCGACGCCGCGACGGCCCGCAGGCTTCCCGATCTCGTGGTTGACCTGCGAGCCAATGAAGGGGGCGTCGATGCCGGCAACCAGCTCCTCGCGCGACTGATCGACTCACCGCTCCAGTTGCCGACCTATCAGCGGCACGTGCGATATCGCCGCGTCCCGGATGATCTCGCGCCGTACCTCGACACCTGGGATCCCTCCTTCCGCGACTGGGGCGCAGCGGCGGTCGGTCCGGTCGACTCGCTGTTCTATCGGTTGGTGCGCTTCGATGACACGAAGGACGGCGCCGACGTGGTTGCCCCGGCTGCCACACGGTATCGTGGCCGCGTCTGGGTGCTCGTCGGCGCCGTCAATTCGTCGGCGACCTTTCAGTTCGCGCTGGCGGTCAAGGAGAGCGGAGTCGCGACCCTGGTGGGGCAGCCCACTGGCGGCAATCGCCGTGGCATCAACGGCGGCGCCTTCTTCTTTCTCCGCTTGCCGACGACGGGACTCGAGATCGACCTCCCGCTCATCGCCGGCTTCCCGACCACCCCGCAACCCGATGCCGGCGTGGTGCCCGACATCCTCGTGACGCCGACGCCGCGCGACATCGCGGCGGGAATCGATGCCGAGATGCAGGCGGTGCGGCGGGCGATCGTCAGCCGGAGGCGGTAG
- a CDS encoding response regulator transcription factor, translating into MKLLVVEDERKVASFIKHGLEEEGYTVDVAVDGEEATLLAHVGDYDAILLDVMLPKKNGFQVAIELRREGRTTPILMLTSRDAPEDVVRGLDAGADDYLSKPFRFDELLARLRALTRRGGAQRLDALQYDCVGMDRLQHRATAHGTPLDLTPKEFQLLEFFLLHAEEVIRRTTLLEKVWDIHFDPESNVIDVHVGNLRRKLNAAAGVPLLQTIRGVGFLLRREEAPT; encoded by the coding sequence ATGAAGCTGCTGGTCGTGGAAGACGAGCGGAAGGTTGCCTCCTTCATCAAGCACGGCCTCGAGGAAGAGGGATACACGGTGGACGTCGCGGTCGATGGGGAGGAGGCGACGCTGCTGGCCCACGTGGGCGACTATGACGCGATCCTGCTCGACGTGATGCTGCCGAAGAAGAACGGTTTCCAGGTGGCGATCGAGCTGCGGCGGGAGGGCCGAACCACGCCGATCCTCATGCTCACCTCCCGCGATGCCCCGGAGGACGTGGTCCGCGGGCTCGACGCCGGGGCGGATGACTATCTCTCCAAGCCGTTCCGCTTCGACGAGTTGCTCGCACGGCTGCGGGCGCTGACCCGTCGAGGCGGCGCACAGCGACTCGACGCGCTCCAGTATGACTGCGTGGGAATGGATCGATTGCAGCATCGAGCGACCGCCCATGGGACCCCGCTCGACCTCACGCCGAAGGAGTTCCAGCTGCTGGAGTTCTTCCTGCTGCACGCCGAAGAAGTGATCCGAAGAACCACCCTGCTCGAGAAGGTCTGGGACATTCACTTCGACCCCGAGAGCAATGTGATCGACGTCCACGTGGGCAATCTGCGACGCAAACTGAATGCAGCGGCTGGCGTGCCGCTCCTCCAGACGATACGCGGGGTCGGCTTTCTGCTCCGTCGCGAGGAGGCGCCGACATGA